CGACATGTGACATGACCTAAGAGTTCCgtctttcttctttacaaagaaaacccctgctgccactggggacttggaaggtctaatatgtcTCTTAGCCAAACTTTCGGCAATATACTCTCGTATGGCCagtctttcgggttcagaaaggttatataacctagattttggcaacttcgctccgggaataagattgataggacaatcatattcccggtgTGGGGGTAAACTCTGGCAACcactcagaaaatacatcagaaaaatctgaaatgaaAGAGGGAACAGCTTTAGTGGTCAAGACAGAAAGAGAtatattaagacagttgtccatgcaataatcactccaatcgagaatctgtctcgcttgccagtcaatggtaggattatgtttggtaaccatggtaaacccagaaccaacggagcaggcagaccctcaattacaaacacaaaatggattcctgattaaaatcacccactcttaaacggATGTCCTGCACCATCTATGACAAACATGAGTAAGTGGTGCGGAGTCTATTGCAAACACctaaatatttttctctaatgcacttgtcaacccatgcatacagatgaactgaccatcaactaggttaacccctgccccactgtcaataaacacctaaATTCCCAGTTTTGGACTCTTGCGCCACCTCGGCAGGcaagagaaatcgggtactaccagtaaataacAAAAGTAAGTTCCCTGactcccacccacaccaccaagagtaagatgggaattaaaagttttttgttttttcaccttgacgctgaacgtaaggacaaacattaacaaaatgtctcctttttccacagaaaataCTACTCCCTTCTTATGACTAAAACTCTTGCAAGCAGGCCCAGAGGTAGCTCCCTCTAACTGCATAGCTTCGTCACCAGGcataaactcaggagtctctCCACCCAAGGTATCAGAGAAAGCCGCCacgtagggctgaaacgattcatcgatttaatcgatgtaatcgaggcaaaaaaatccttgatgcagggcatttaaatcacatgaccacggagcgtgagtgacgtgaagcttctgactcaccactctgtggcctcccgacTCAGCACTGCGCTGCACTGCCCAGGGTCTTGCGTGCACACATCATGAAGACgcgtctcctgcggactccatgtGCCAGCGCACGCCGCACTGCCAGGACAGGTCAGTATACAGTTAGCGGTGTGGGGGATCCTGTGATGGCGGGGGGCACCAGTGATTTGGCATGGAGGGCCTGATCtgatgggagtgggggacatggtggatggcatggaggcactggggaagggggacatcatggcaatctggatggCATGAAGGGGCTAATGGCAGTGCCATCATGGGGGCActaggggacatggcatggaggggctgatctgattgcacggaggcactggggaagggggacatcatggcaatctggatggcatggaggggccgatggcagtgccatcatgggggcactgggggacatggcatgaaagggctgatctgatggcactgggggagtgggggtctCGCTCTGATTGCAGCAAGGGAGGGTCTGATGATGGCAGCCTGGGGGTCTGATCAtggaggcatgggggtctgattgcgggCTTGCGGCATGGGGGGACTGATTTGAGGGAAAGGCTGACTGACTTGGGAGGGGTCCTATCAAAATGCTATGTCActgtgcagcattttttgtccgGATCCCCATTACAGTTAATGGACATCCAGCTATGACAGATGCTGccagtgaactccggcagtctgatCCTCCACCGGAACAAATTGCCGGAGTTCACAACATAACCTTATATACACATTCtggcagaagaacagcctgctggagtacaCCGTATTGGGTAGAGCCGTATACAACCAGCTATATGCTCTTATTGACTATACTGTGGTCCAAGGCCACCTGGCCATGTTCCGGCATACATGATGGGTATCgtccaaagcttttttttttttttttttgtccggtcAAAACCCGGCTTGAATGCTGCAACAAGGccggaccccattacagtcaatcgcTGCAGCAGCCGGCAGATAATCCAGCTATACCCGATATGGTACATTCTGGCTGTTGACAGAATGTATATTGCAGCTGTGAAAGAAGCCTTGTGTGTGCAATTATGTGCTATACtactgtaagaaataaaaatattgtttttataaagaaatacgttattttaagaaggtttttcttattagagtacttgattaattgtaaaaataatcaatagaatactcgattactaaaataattgttTAGTGCAGCCCTACCGCCACGTTATATGATAGTTCGTCCTGAGAGTGAGGGACCTTagatctctctcaggcgtctatccatacatacagcgagggacacagccgcttccaatgactcaggtttttcgtgaaaggccaacgcgtccttTAGCCTCTcggataatccctgacagaattggctacggagagctggatcattGCACTCCATATCCGTAGCCcgtctcctaaattcagagcaatagatcccCACAGAACACTGTCCCTGCCGTAAACCaagtaacttggtctcggccagggagatccgatccaggtcatcgtagataagacctagcgctctgaaaaattaatctaccgaccggagggacagtGATCCGTTcggtagagaaaaagcccaagactgagcgacAAGATAATACCCTCTCTTTGACTTTAATCCCCAGATGAGAGCGGACGTAACTTAAAGTAAAATTTCCATGACTCTCTGAACCTAGGTGGTCAGCTATCTCTATAGACAGACCCTGCAATTGTCTAGCCAGTAGAGCGATAggatccatagcctcactgacaAACAAAAAATGATGGATTGCAGCGGTTAATAATGTCACGGCGCGGTgtgggtagtaaactccacaccgaacacaagagggaagggaaaaggtactaggcctggacactagggaaaggtcaccacctagagcGGAGTGCAGAAAAGTACGGGCCAGCGGGTGACCACGGAATGGTGAgttagcaagcgcttcactctgTTCCgtagtcacatgacacaaacgaatcctcgatgcaaaaaaaatggcattgaggatttttttgtgtcgaattactcgattcaatcgataTTATAACCGAAATACTTCTCAATAACAATGAGAAAATCATGTGTGAGCACCAACTCAATAGATCCGATAAACAACAACAAACATGTACGTAaatcacaaaatattttattaattcatcacaTAAAAGACAAAACCATAGACATAAATAAGCATATGAATAGCAGCAGTAATGTGGCAGCACTGCGAATCAGCGCCCCACCAAGGTTACACAATATGGATCTATCCCCCAAGCGCACATCACCTACTAGTCTGAGTGAGCCACATGGCTGAAGCGAGAAAGGTTATATCATACACAGGCCAGATGGAAATGTGGGCTTTCAGTGATAATACAATGGTTACCATGCTAGCCGTATTATAAGTGTGGATGGATGCAGTGTGTGGATAATTCTCCCCAACAGCAGCTAAATAGTATGCAACATGCATCCAACACATAAAAAATCATAACCAGCATGGGAAACACATATAAGAAAAGGTAGAGGGGAACCAACCTTGGGACCTtggtgagcgcacccctgacgcgcgtttcgctcaGCTTCTTCAGAGTAATCGTTTCAGGCctagaccagactaaatagaggagttggaatgaccacttaaagaggacctttcatagggTCCAAACATTGcaagataattatcaggctacatagagcggcgcccagggagacAAGAGatgtggtcataaccagcaacaacactttgaaaccaaagaggctgtcagatcatatcacgtgcagccagtctcttagatcttctgaccacGACACGGGAGAGACCGTGACAGATAAATATTGTAATGaatgtacacaatgactccaccagcagactattgagtgcagctctggagtataatatattgtgtaactcaggatcagtacaggatatgtaatgtatgtacacagtgactccaccagcagaatagtgagtgcagctctggagtataatatatggtgtaactcaggatcagtacaggataagtaaggtaatgtatgtacacagtgactccaccagcagaatagtgagtgcagctctggagtataatatatggtgtaactcaggatcagtacaggataagtaaggtaatgtatgtacacagtgactccaccagcagaatagtgagtgcagctctggagtataatacataatgtaactcaggatcagtacaggataagtaaggtaatgtatgtacacagtgactccaccagcagaatggtgagtgcagctctggagtataatacagaatgtaactcaggataagtaaaggataagtaatgtaatttatgtacacaatgactcaccaacagaatagtgagtgcagctctggagtataatacatgatataactcaggattagtaaagGATGAATAATGTAATTTATGAAGGCTGACTTCACAAGTTATGTTGATTATttcatatgtaaactgtaatATGGGTTCTTGAGGTGGATATTCCCTTTAAGGTACACTTTTATGTTGAGTGCACTCTGACACTTTGGATCCCGGTGACTACTCCAGCGTTATATCCGGTCAAATATCAGCGCGTGACGCAGGCAGCCAGCAAGAGCGACTATAGTTCTCTGCAGTCATGCGTATTAGAGACCATCGATCTGCTCGGCACTCGACTGCTAAAAAGAACACTTACATAGCGCATGCGTGGCGGCTTCCTCTTCCTTTCAGCCATCTGAGGTCGCCATGGCTCCTTTGGTCAGTATCGAGCTCATCACGTTGTATCTTCGGCTTGGGCCTTTGTGCGGCCGGTGGCGGCTCCCCAGCTCCTCGCTGCTTTCCTGCGATGCCGTGGCGCTTCCGCAATGAACGCGCTTGACGTTCCGGGAGTGTGACAGCGGAGAAAAGCAGCGTGTGCAGCGTGCGGAGCCGCGGCCTGGGCGCAGCCTGTACCGGGTGCGGGGGGAGGTGGCGGCGGCGGCTGCTAGATGTGTGGGGCCCAAGAGCTGTATGGAATAATGGAAGAAGCGATGTGGCGGGGTAACCGGCAGGGGGGCCCCCGGGGGTCCAGAGgcctcaccccccccccaacccccatcaTGTAATAGAAGTGATAATGTACAGAGCTCCACAGCCAGTCTGAGCTGTGATATACATTATAATGTACAGGGCTCCACAGCCAGTCTGATCTGTTATATACATTATAATGTACAGGGCTCCACAAGCAGTCTGATCTGTTATATACATTATAATGTACAGGGCTCCACAAGCAGTCTGATCTGTTATATACATTATAATGTACAGGGCTCCACAGCCAGTCTGAGCTGTGATATACATTATAATGTACAGGGCTCCACAGCCAGTCTGATCTGTTATATACATTATAATGTACAGGGCTCCACAACCAGTCTGATCTGTGATATACATTATAATGTACAGGGCTCCACAGCCAGTCTGAGCTGTTATATACATTATAATGTACAGGGCTCCACGAGCAGTCTGATCTGTTTATATACATTATAATGTACAGGGCTCCATGAGCAGTCTGATCTGTTATATACATTATAATGTACAGGGCTCCACGAGCAGTGTGAGCTGTTATATACATCATAATGTACAGGGCTCCACAGCCAGTCTGAGCTGTGATATACATTATAATGTACAGGGCTCCACGAGCAGTCTGAGCTGTGATATACATTATAATGTACAGGGCTCCACGAGCAGTCTGATCTGTGATATACATTATAATGTACAGGGCTCCACGAGCAGTCTGATCTGTTATATACATTATAATGTACAGGGCTCCACAACCAGTCTGAGCTGTTATATACATTATAATGTACAGGGCTACACAGCCAGTCTGAGCTGTTATATACATTATAATGTACAGGGCTCCGCGAGCAGTCTGAGCTGTTATATACATTATATTGTACAGGGCTCCGCGAGCAGTCTGAGCTGTTTATATACATTATAATGTACAGGGCTCCACAGCCAGTCTGATCTGTTATAAATCCCGCACTGCCGCAGTTAGGTCCTTGAGGCCTGACCCCTGACTTACATTCCCACCTCCTCTGACCCTCTGCTCACCAATCGGGCGCTGCTGCTTTCCTTGCGCCCGTTTCCCCCCCGACACGCTACATCATCAGTAATGCTACGTGGTGCATGCGTTTATGGAGCCTCAGCCTGCCCTGGAGGACCTCACCCGTACCATGCTAAGCCCACCTGCTGTCCGTAGGCCAGTTGCCCGCTGTATAATGTGCCCTGCTCAGGGCTCATGCTGCCACTGTTACTGCCGCATTGCCACAGTATCCCAGGCCTTTGCACATTGCTATACACATGGGGGTATGTGCAAAGCATTGCAACCTAGTGTCTGTAGTACAGACATGATGATGCATATGCTCTTCCCAGTCTGTACATACCCCCATGTGTATAGTAGGAGTGTACATACTAGGGTATACAGGCtagttttattaaaaatgtaaataagCCCCTCCCTCAATAAAAATGAGTCCCCCTTTTttctaaaaagtaaaaacaaaataaaaaaattaacatatttgATATTGCCGTGTGGGTAACTGTCTGAACGATTTAATTATAATGTTAATGATGCTGTGCAGCAACCGccgtaaatgtaaaaaaagtccAAAATTGCTGCTTTTTGATCACATCACATCCTAGAAAAATGAAATGAATGATTAAAAAGTCACGTATACAGTCTATCCCAAGTACATCCACACCATCGGAACAGGCAGCATAGCGTGTAAGGAGAGCGCTAGCCTCAGCCCTGACCATGTGGACATGTAGTACTTTTATTCAGGCTGCCTCCGCCGGAACGCCgcccacattatagtcaatggggacggagcggtagtccgggggcgcgcatgcactagcggcaggacggatctgacaggctgttcacccgccggagtcccttgccactagtgtgaaactagccttataatACTCCAcacattataatacacagagcTGTGTTATAGGCTGATAATCTGCATTAGTAGTCCGGATCAAGGACCTCCAGGTGTTATAGACAGGAACTCCCAGCATCCTCTGTTAGCCTGCCATCTTCAGTAATATTACATCTTTGATAATGAAGACTGCATTTAtgcttgtttccccccccccccccccccccatggccaaATCTAATTACCGCTTGTTCTTGGCTTCTCTAGAAAAAGTCCACAACCAAGGGCAGCAAGAAGAAGAAGCAGCTGCTGAAGTTCACCTTGGACTGCACACACCCTGTGGAAGATGGCATCATGGATGCTGCTAACTTTGTGAGTACGGCTTGTGCCCAAAGAATGCCTAAAAGAcctttctgcttgctgtcagtgaaagaACAAATTTACTTTCGCACCCTGTGCCGGTCCTGCTCTTGGCTCAGCAGGGGACAGTTGCATCCAGTCTAGCTAAGCagcctgatacattgtagcaaatcaCCAGAGATTTGTGCAGAGGCTGCCAGAGCACTGTCTAGGCTGGATACAAGTGTATTTGCCCCTCAGAATACCACAGGAGTgtccccattcactgacagcatgcAGAATTGTCAAAATGGATGCGTATTAGGGAATGGGAGGTCTGCGATAGATAAGACGTGCTGTTTGTTTGAATCTCCCGTAATCCGTGCTGGCGTGTCAGCCTCCATGTACATGATCATACTAAGCTTTACTGGTGGTCTCTGTATGGGACATCTGCAGCTGTCTTCTGTGCACACATCTCCGAGGGTGATTCTTACCCTTCATCCTCTAGAGGGACTGGTCCATAAGGAAGTCATGGAGGGTACCCCCTAAACTGCTGCTTACAAGCCTCGGCTGTGGTAGACTCAAGCTGCCCATGTATTTGTATGGACAGTCTGAACGGCCCCCATGTAATACTGCTGGTACAGCTTTGTAGTGTCCACAGGGATTGTACCTTCCCTTCTCCTACATTGTAAATGGGGACGGGGTagctcttcctcttctgctccctcGGGCTCTGCATTGCTGTCCAATTCTGAATCTTCATAATCCATTACAGGAGCAGTTCTTGCACGATCGCATCAAAGTGAATGGGAAGGTTGGCAACCTAGGTGGTGGTGTTGTCACCATCGAAAGAAGCAAGAGCAAAATCACAGTGACGTCAGAAGTACCATTTTCCAAGAGGTGAGTGATTTGAAGAGCAGGCCTTCTCTATTTTCATGAGGTTCCTGGTGGTGTATCAGCATCTCATTATTGAATATACACTGCTGATACATATTCAGAGGTCGCGCTATATTTTTTCCGGAAGAATAAAAATACTCcccttaccatttttgaggagtatttttaggcGAGGAGGAGTACGAAATTTGCAGTAATAGAAATAACTAATACATAGGCCTACATAATGTTAAGGGCTTGTCCACATCTGCATTGTACGGGGCTCTGTCGCAGATTCTGTCAAAGACTGGACAAAAAAGCCTTGCATGCAGGATCTTGAACAAAAACTGAATGGACTCCATAATAGTCAACGGATTCTGTTTAGTTTTGGTTGGGTCAGTAATGTCCGATCCAGCACTTGGGttattttcgttgttctgctcatctaacggagcagaacaacagaaataaatagtggTTGTGTGAACGTGCCCACAGAGGTGGGTATTTATGCCAGGGTACTATTACTTGTTACGGCAGGCAATTATAGCAAAGTGATAAAGTACAGttcaaaaaactgaaaaagtagTCTGCAACAGCCCTCTGGTTATAGGTGGCATACAGCTGCATGTAGGTCTATGGGAGCTACAGGCAGGGTTTCATTAGCACTGGGGCCCTGTCCTTGTCCAAACCAGTGGATCCTATGACATGTCCCACGGGAGTGAAGCAGAGCTTTACTTCCAGCCTAAGTACTTCAGAAAGAAGAGGGTTGTGGAATCCGCACGCCTTTTGATCGTGGGTGCTCGTGGAAGACTTCAGTCTAGTAATGATTtagataatccacggcacaccaataTCGTTTTGCTTGCAGTTTATTTTGATTAAACAAATTCCATTCTCAATTATTATACATAAAGCAATTCAGGCCATAATgtgtcccaacgtttcggtcttagacctttctcaagggatctgAAGCCATCATATAGGACACCTCCAATTCAAGCGTCCTATATGATGGCTTcagatcccttgagaaaggtctaacaagaccgaaacgttgggacacATTATGGCCTGAATTGCTTTATGTATAATAATTGAGAATGGCGCGATAAGTCATATAATGACACTGTTTGTATTGGTGTGCTGTGGATTATCTAAATAAGTACTTCAGAAAGGCCTGAGagccacagcagggcacagacCTTCCTGCCAATGCCTGACTTTCACAAACCCCACTTAACACTACATGTACAGAACAGGGCAACTTCAGAACACCCATACTGGAGGCTGCAGTGCCACAGCTCCTTCTGTGCCCATACACCATGGATGAATACACACACTGTAGAGATGACAGCTGGTGCACCCTTACCCACAGCGCCTCTCACCGCAGGAGAAGAGGCGTTAACTTACTGGGCTATTCCTGAGCAGGAAATTGGCCCAGGTTTTGACTGAGATAGAGCAATACCTTTGTCACTCAGTCACAGGTTGAAAAGCGCGGCACAGTCCGGTATTATACAAGTTCCCAGCATCCGGTAATCCTCAGAACATTCTTTTGGCGCATTGTCAGTGGCACACATTGTAGAGAAGATACCTGGTGCCCCCCCTACAGTGCGTCTCACCGCAAAAGAAGAGGAGCTAACTTACTGGGCTCATCCTGAGCAGGAGCTGGGACCGGAGGACGAACAATGCTCTAGTTTCTGCGCATGGTGCTGTGCAGATGGTGTGCACATATAGATGGATCGCTCGCTGCAGCTTTACAGTAGCGAGCCAAATGGTCAGCAGCCTGCTTAAagcaaccaataacaaagcttctTGCTGttaggagctttgttattggttgtcaggcacaggcagcatcactGCGCTGCCTGTACCGTTCACTGCGCACCCTGAGCTGCTGAATGtaggggaaaagtctaaggcgtattggtacgccttagaccaggcatcttcaaactgcggctttccagctgttgtaaaactacaactcccacaatgccctgctgtaggctgatacctgtaggctgttcgggcatgctgggagttgtagttttgcaacagctggagggccgcagtttaaggatgcctgccttagacttttttcaaGGAGTAAAATGGTCTGAACAGGCGTCTGACGCTTGTACAGGTGTTAATGCGACCTCtgcccatattatacatgtactTGTTCTGGATAGTTTTCCGTCCGGACACGATGCATGCGCACATTATATACAACACACATCCTtcgctggtcacatggtgatatcACACAGGTTCTTCTCCGCTGTACAGCTAGCCGGCAGAGtgtaaatagggggggggggggcatggcaaCTATGTGGTCTGCTTTCATTGGGAGTATGCAACTGGCTCTCTCATCCAGTAAAGCGCTGTATTGCGACTTGTGCGTCTTTTTTTACGGTAGTAGCTCTTAGCATTTTTGAGTATTTTTTATTCGAGGAGTATGAAATTTCAAATTCAAATATCTGACATTATACATTAAACATAACGCCACAGCCaccataacagagccatacacagtgctgccTAGCAGAGCTTAGCCACTGAGCCACTTCACTGGCAATATTGGTGAAGTTAGCAAAGCCACAGCACATGTGTCCTCTACAGTGCCCTAAGTGGTGTGGGAAATGCCCTGCAGCCTGCCCAAATTACTAGCAGCCTCCTTACTAATAACAAAGCACGATATGCTCTGTACTATATGCACACTCAATTCAGAGCTCTGCTGTATAgacattacatacacagctctactatGTACACATTACGAACGCAGCTCCACTTTATGCTCAATACACAGATAGCTGCACTATATGTACATTACATAAACGGCTCTACTCAATAGCCTGTTTTATGCACTtttgccaaaacggcggctcagatgcggacccaaacaacggccctgtgcatgaggcctaagggtggcgCATTTCCTCTCACTGAGGGATTAGTGGTGTGgtgtttgttgttgtttttttatgagGACTTCCTGTATTTAGTTTGAGTGCATTATAA
The Bufo gargarizans isolate SCDJY-AF-19 chromosome 2, ASM1485885v1, whole genome shotgun sequence genome window above contains:
- the RPL22 gene encoding 60S ribosomal protein L22; amino-acid sequence: MAPLKKSTTKGSKKKKQLLKFTLDCTHPVEDGIMDAANFEQFLHDRIKVNGKVGNLGGGVVTIERSKSKITVTSEVPFSKRYLKYLTKKYLKKNSLRDWLRVVANSKESYELRYFQINQDEEEEEDED